DNA from Coffea arabica cultivar ET-39 chromosome 10c, Coffea Arabica ET-39 HiFi, whole genome shotgun sequence:
ATTCCCTGACGACGGAGGACGATGTGGTGGTGTTCGCGAAGGGGCTGAATCACAGGCAAGGAATAAACCGTGAGCCGTCGGAATTTAAGTGCGTGTTCTATCGGGGCGATGACGTGGCAAACGGGGTGAGAACTGCCGTTACGAATTCCATGCAGGAAGTGTTCCGTTGTCAACGACCCTCCGAACTAAACGCATCGTTTCctctattttcttcttcttcttccagcAGTAGGAGTCCTCCTCCTGCCGGGGAGGATCCGGAGAGAATCAAAGTTACCCTGGAAACCGTCCTGGATAAGCGGGTTCTCCCCAGCGTCGCCTACTATAACCCCCCGCGCAAGCTAGCTGCGAAGAGCAGCGGGAGGGCGCTACTGTGCGCCTGCACCATGGTCTACAACGTGGCCAAGTTCTTGAAAGAATGGGTCGTCTATCATTCCAAAATTGGGGTGCAAAGGTTCCTGCTCTACGATAACGGCAGCGACGACAACTTGAAAGACGTGGTGGAAGAGCTGGTGAGACAAGGTTACGATGTAAACAGCTACTTTTGGTATTGGCCCAAGGCGCAGGAGGCCGGTTTTTCCCACAGCGCCGTTTATGCTAAGGATTCTTGTACCTGGACGGCTTACATTGATGTGGACGAGTTCATTTATTCTCCTTCCTGGTTCAATTCGTCAAGCCCATCAAGCTCCATGTTGCATTCCCTACTCACGTTACCACCGCCGGTCGGGGCCGCAACGGATGATCATGATCATAATcataacaacaacaacaataataataataaaagatcAATATTAACGTCCAACGCCGAAGAATTAGCATCATTGTCATTAGGGCAAGTTCACATCGGGTGTCACGAATTCGGGCCGTCGAACCGGACGGAACATCCTGCAGAGGGAGTGATGCAAGGGTACAATTGCAGAAAGCAGCTCGAAAACAGGCACAAGTCTATAGTGTTATTAGATGCAGTGGACAATTCTTTGTTGAACGTGATACACCATTTTAGTTTGAAGCCCGGGTACTGTCCTAGGAAGTTGAGCATTCGGGAAGCGTTGGTGAATCACTATAAATTCCAGGCGTGGCCGGAGTTCAAGACCAAGTTTAGAAGACGGGTTTCGGCTTACGTGGTGGACTGGACGCAACAGGTGAACCCTGGTTCCAATGATAGAACCCCAGGGCTAGGGTTTTCAGCCGTTGAACCTCAGGGTTGGCCTGGAAAGTTTTGTGAGGTGCTTGATAACGGCTTGAAAGACCTCACCCGGAAATGGTTCGCACTCGAAGTTGCATCCTCCTCCGAGGTTCACAACAACTACAAGATGGCTTGGCAAAGGTGACCGGCAGCTGGCGGGTGAGAACCCAATTATTActagtaattaaaaaaaaatttttttttttttggcccccgAGAGGTGCTTCATGCATATTGATTTCCTAGTATTTTGGTAGAAGAATAATTCTTTTCTTCCGTTAGTACGTACAGCACCCTCGTTTTCTTGTTCACAAAGGAAGGGAAGGTGAGGTGGCGGCTGAGCATACATGAGAATCTCATACGAATGAGAGAGGATGATTAATGGAGAGAGTGAAGGGACGGAGCACTTGGACATTTAGGAGGAAAGGAATATAATACCAGTGTAAGGTTGCTTCTGGCTGCTACAAGACGACGACTAGTAGCTTTATGGAgtagtttataaatttttttttttttttcattttcttcaggAGCTCTGTGTCTTGTATACTTTATTAGCTACATATATAGTTCAGTACAGTAGTAGTTCTGTAGGATACTATTACGTGAGACAAGAAGACTTCACCACCTAGCTACTCTAGGTTGGAAGGAAGTTAGTTATGGACACCCCTCCATACTTGGTATCTAGATTACTTCATTTAATTTCCTCTGCAGTTTTTGGGCCTTGGAGTTATTTAACACGCACTTCTGGGTCCTGAGAAGCTTGAAGAATCTTTTCCATTCTTCTTCGGTTATGGTTACGTATGAAAAGATAGAAATAAAATGACCATAATTTTAGATATTCACTTAATTTTGTTAGGTATAGGTGCTTTTCTTCTAGTATTCAAGGCTCTATATTTTGGGGACGTGTATGATACCTGGGCTCCGGGAGGGGGAGACCACAATTTTAGGTATTCACTTAATCTTTGTTAGGTACAGATGCAAGAAGAATGAAAGAAGAAtgaatattttgttttgttagCGAGGCCTTGTGGCTTTACCACTTTGTTGTTCTGTTTTTCTACTAGAAAGAACTGGTCACATCACGTAGTAGAAGTGTAGAACGAACGGACCCATTAagggcagagagagagagagagagacagaatATGttggttgtttccttgtttTGATGCTCATCACCTTTTCTTATCTTACTGCATTTGACAATtttcaataataataatgttttcGTGGGGAAGGGATTGGGATCTGTGAAATTGGAAAACGAAAGAAAAGTACTATTAGATGGATTCCAGTGGCTGAGACTTATTCACGATGTTCAAGCAGTATGAATGTGAAAAAACAGAGGAAGGACAGAGTCAGAAGGCAAAGAAAAGGCGAGAGAGGGGGCATCACCAATTCATGATCAGGCTTGACATGAATCCCAATTTTGCATCTCATCTCAAAGCGCAGTTAAGAGATGTGGAGCTTGATTTGAGTTGTACACAAATCAAGTTCGTTCTTTCCTTGTTTTGCCTGGTTTCGCTTTATTGCAGATTGCGCATATTGTTCGAGTGATCAGCACAATTTGCCTAAAAACTTGA
Protein-coding regions in this window:
- the LOC140015664 gene encoding glycosyltransferase family 92 protein Os08g0121900-like, with product MARNLRATFLYVVFSIFFCAFLSHHYLHRDPAVVSLPNITTATALNFDVDDDQNDDHPRRPPPTNSPPVPPITTATITSTAIINHAIHDNLSAAHHPKIPPQPSPLLLLLSTVSLLLPDWEVLVIVSPEHTPTLMTHPRGYRHDDGQYLCSFPNSDISPATPAGVLHFPDRATFKCVLPERSRRRLPFPRPVLTKNRAPPPQRSSPAPEMLRWTYVAYDSLTTEDDVVVFAKGLNHRQGINREPSEFKCVFYRGDDVANGVRTAVTNSMQEVFRCQRPSELNASFPLFSSSSSSSRSPPPAGEDPERIKVTLETVLDKRVLPSVAYYNPPRKLAAKSSGRALLCACTMVYNVAKFLKEWVVYHSKIGVQRFLLYDNGSDDNLKDVVEELVRQGYDVNSYFWYWPKAQEAGFSHSAVYAKDSCTWTAYIDVDEFIYSPSWFNSSSPSSSMLHSLLTLPPPVGAATDDHDHNHNNNNNNNNKRSILTSNAEELASLSLGQVHIGCHEFGPSNRTEHPAEGVMQGYNCRKQLENRHKSIVLLDAVDNSLLNVIHHFSLKPGYCPRKLSIREALVNHYKFQAWPEFKTKFRRRVSAYVVDWTQQVNPGSNDRTPGLGFSAVEPQGWPGKFCEVLDNGLKDLTRKWFALEVASSSEVHNNYKMAWQR